The Dasypus novemcinctus isolate mDasNov1 chromosome 11, mDasNov1.1.hap2, whole genome shotgun sequence DNA window CTTGGGTGGATGCCAGAAAACATAAACAATGAAGGAGGTACATATTTGAGCTTAAGGAAAATTAGGAGTTATAGTAATCTCATAGTAGTAAGCAGCTTTATtattccttgaaagaaaaatattttgttttctagaCATTCAAACTAGTTACCAAATtcaaaaaaaatctcattttgttttcattaaactTTTTCAAACACTGTAATTACAAGATGTTTTCACTTTGCTGATAAAAACCATTGTGAGTCGAGAAGGATTTAAGCTTTTATTGAGATGACATTCTAGCATGTTTCTAAAGAAAGTCCTCAAGCTACTAAGATGTACTTTCCCTCTGTTATACAAATACCAACAGAGTGAGGATGTTTCAGATAAGTCCTTTAATCTCCAACTCCTGTGACAGGACAGAGAGACTACAACTCCATTTCATGGTGAAAAAGCTTGCTGGGGAATTTCACTGTTCCACAATACGAGAGAGgaagctttttttccccctctgtttGAAACATGGATGTTCTTAATTTTCTCCCCCACTGTGATATTTGGTTGCAAGAACAACTGTAACATATTGCATTGCCAGAGTTGTCATACATGTAAATTGCAAAGTATACTTTCTTAACGTCcccaaaattaaaaccataaatagCTGGCAAAATTTTCCTCATTCTATGTAAATCATCTAAAGGACAGAGTAAAACATTGCTTGCTGGTTATTGGCAATAACtatcatattctctctctctctttctccctcgtTCGCTCTTTCTACCCATCTCTATCTCTCTGTCCATTTCTCCTCTCCACCTTGCCCCAACCCCCCTTTCAGGCTACTTCGACGCACATGCCCTTGCCATGGACTTCATGAGCATTGGATTCCGAGAGTGTTTAACCGAAGTGGCAAGGTACCTGAGCTCCGTGGAGGGCTTGGACTCCTCGGACCCACTGCGCGTGCGCCTCGTCTCTCATCTCAGCACGTGCGCCTCCCAGCGGGAGGCGGCAGCATTGACGTCCTCCATGgcccaccaccatcaccccctgCACCCACATCACTGGGCAGCAGCCTTCCACCATCTTCCCGCCGCCCTGCTCCAACCAAACGGACTCCACGCTTCGGAGTCAAGCCCTTGTCGCCTCTCCACGACCTCAGAAGTACCTCCTACCCACGGCTCCGCCCTCCTCACGGCCACTTTTGCCCACGCTGATTCTGCCCTTCGAATGCCAGCGACAGGCAGCGTCGCCCCTTGCGTGCCACCTCTCTCCAcctctctcttgtccctctcGGCCACCGTCCATGCTGCTGCCGCAGCGGCCACCGCAGCTGCGCACAGCTTCCCTCTGTCCTTCGCGGGTGCTTTCCCAATGCTTCCCCCAAACGCAGCTGCGGCAGTGGCAGCCGCCACAGCCATCAGCCCGCCTTTATCGGTATCAGCCACGTCCAGTCCGCAGCAGACAGGCAGTGGAACAAACAATAAACCTTACCGACCCTGGGGCACGGAAGTTGGGGCTTTTTAGGTTTTCAAGGAAGCTTTTCACAGAACTTCTTGCAGTAGTAACTGAATGTCCTTCATTTCAGAGACAGCCTAAAACTTTGCACCCTGAAGGTAGCCATACAGATGCCTACAAAGGAATAATAAAGCTATTTGAGACACCTCACAAGTGGAAATGTGGtattatctttcctttttctctgtttttactAAGGCAACTTTCAAACTGACATCAGCAACTTTTGAAAACTTCACACCTGTTTCCATTTAGAAGTTTTCTGGAAATTATATGGACTTTACCATACAGCAGTACATCAGTATGTCTAAATTGAGGAAGAACAAGGCCGTGACTGAATTTTTTTGCAACTagatggggggaaaaaatcatgTTTCATAAGTGCCTGAGCTAATCTAGTTTTCTTCTGAGCATGCACAAGAAGAGCATAGAGATTGGGTAAGAAAGAAAAGGGACGGAATTCTTGCATTAAGCTGCAGACATTTAATACAATTCCAGAGAAGAATACTCTTttgaaaccaacaagtttttaTTGGCCAAAAGGAttgatgaaaataattttcaggTTGAAAGACCTAGTTTTATCTGACTTAGTTTGCTTTCTTTGTACAGACTTGCCAAGTGGTGACAATGCAGTGGTAGATGCAATTATCCTATCAGCGCCCAGGTTAACAAGCATTTCTGCCCTACctgcaagactttttttttttccttggatGGCTCAAATCTGGTGCTTCTTTATAGAAACCATACTTTATATAGTTCATCTAGAAGCAGTTGCCTACTGTGTGCCCATTGGAAGCTATTTGATACATGCCAACTTGAAAACTCTCCAGTTTGCAAGAGTTTGaattaatttatttagtttagttttgtttttttgactaCTTTTATATGTTTATCCTCTTCACTTTCTCCTGATAACATGTAATATCTATTCTTGTCACCTTTTGGGAGAAGTTGCATTTCTGGAGGTGATGAGACAGGGAGCAAGCATTGGGAAGAGAAACCTCGATTCTTAAATGTTCTTTATGAAGTTAGAGATTGCATATGATCCCAAATCAAGATGAATGTATTCAGAGGGatgtatataaattatttttgtccATGCCTAGACTAGCACTATATAATggtctttggttttgttttgtttttttccttttgtgacaTAAAATAATCTCTTAATACATTGAAATCAAGCACGTGAGATTTTATGTTTGAAAGAAAAGACACAGCATGTATTATGCACTTCATTTCTCTGCTGTGTGGAGAAAGCAATAAACATGAGAATGTTAAACATTATGcaaaattatacttttaaataattgttttaaaattactgTACCTAGTCTTGTTTTCATTACTTTGTAACCTTTTTCTATGCAAAAGTCTTTACATATCACTAATTAAATGAAGTCCTTTTTGAATGTTTTTATGTGGATGAGTTGCTTTGCAGAATGGACAGTTTAAGAGAATGTCAAGTGAGGCCTTCTACTAACAATTTAAGCCagggcttttctttttcaaagtcatTCGCCTGATATAATTCACATAGTGCTTGAAAATAGCATTTTTTCTGAGCTTGTAAATCAAGCATAGACAGGTATGACATTACTTGGAGGCAGAACGTGATTAGTTTCCTCTGCCTTTTATTCTTAACTATGGTTCTTGGAAAATATAAGACTTCCAAATAAGGTAAAGTAGAATGTGTCATGCATTTTGTAACTCAAAAACATTTATAAAGTGTTTTTAGAACATCACATGCACACATGATAGTCATATACATCCTAACAATAGGTCCTCTGACCCTCAATGAAAATATCTTCTATTGCTGTGGAAGTTTTTTGGGTATCCCTTCTACAGGGAAGGCTAAAAGAGGCTATTACAGAGTTCCTAAAGCTATCAGGccaaagtacatgaaaagaatgaaatataatgCTTTTATTATGTATATCATTCCACACTCAAAAGCCAAAGGGAAAACTCAAGGCTATAGTTTacctatttgttttgtttatcagTGGTCTGGActcccttttttaaaatgggcagaattACACCACCTCATTTTACGTACATGAGCCCTGCAGTCATTATATCTTAAGGCAGCTCTGATGGAATTAGGTAGCAAATAAGAAAATGGCCTTACTAGTGTTTGGAGTTTGCTTTTTAAACGTGACTTGTAGAATGACAGGCATattaataatttgtattttaagaTCTAAAAACTGATCCTGTGCCTCTTGTGAATATGTCAGCATTCAAAAAACTTCCTTTTTTTGAAATAGACTTTTAGagatcagaatttttttttaatttggataaAATGTTGGAAGATAAatccccttttttaaaatttatttatttctctccacctccttgtttgcatttgctgtgtctgcttgttgtgtgctagtcttttcaggaggcaccaggcaccaaacctgggacctcccaagtggtaggagCTCAGTCTCTTgaaccacgtccgcttccctctcttcctttttgatatgctcttttTCTTCCCAGTTATGTATGGGTttgatttttcaatttaattAATGAACATATTTGCAAACCAACTTGCCACGTAGTCCCTAAAATTTGTCAGCATTCCTAAAGATAATAATTGTCAGTAATTTCAGCTGTTTCCCATTAATTGGCTTATATTACATATTTCCCTGGGAGTAACTGGTACAACTGTGAGTTATGGTTGAGTTTTCCACCTCTGAACCAAGTGCTTTGTGAGGGTGTTGCAGCACCTTTTAGGTGCAGTAGTTTTCACGTTTGCTACAAAAGAGGAATGGGGTTacacttttttaaattattttatggttcaatggggaaaaaaagattttgagtttgATTTATTGGTGACTCTTACATGTTTAAATGTTAGTCCCAACATTAACTCAGAGGGTTTTtagtagaaagagaaaagggacatTTGTAGAAATGTGGTTTTCCCTAAATACCAAAAGCTTTATGTATGACTAATTAGAACCCAGTTTTGCAATTCACATTGGTGAACCAGAAGATACTGAGTGCCCACTGTATGCCCAGCACTGTGCAGTATTTAGCCGGGTTTGAATGGGGCAGCAGGTGAATGGCAGTAGCACATGACAACGTGGCCCCACAGCCAGTCGGGGGAAGGCATGCCTGCTGCTGAAGTCAGTCACACAGGGCAGGGGGACCCTCAAAAGAAGGAGGTGCCTGGGAGTGAGGAAAGGGGTTCTGGGTGCTGGAGGGGAGCATTTGGAATTCTTGGGATCTTTTTGCTGGTACAAAGATATTCCCGTCATATATGACGAAATCTGAGGGACTTTTAAGGTATCTAGGTACAGTTGAAACGAAAAAAATAGTCCAAGCATTAACTAGAGTGGTGTCTCAAAGATCCACAAGTACATATGTATTATCAATCTTAAGGAAGTGTTTTTGGTTATCTTAAATATTTAACTTGTACTTTTTGCCAATTAGTAAGTTACCTTAGGTAATATCACAAAGCAATATGACTTGAGAATTACCATATTTCCCTAATTCTAAGACACCATCAGCTGCAAGATACTACATTGGTTTAAGATCATCTTTTTAAGGGAAAAGAACATGAAAACACAACTTTACACATTGATCATAGGACACATTCCAACTTCCAGGAtgcaaaaatatgaataaaaaaatgCCTCTTAGATTTGAGGCAATACTATAATGCAATGTTGTACTCATAATgagtgtactttttaaaaagtccatgtCTAGAACTTTAAACAGTTAAATTAAAATGTAGCTGATTtagcttacttttaaaaatatctcattaGGATAGCATCCTAATCAAAGAATCTGGATTAACTTCGTAAGCTTAATGATCTAGAGACAGATGTATTTTTAagcttttcatgtttttattgccCAGTGGGACAACTCTTCGTTTTTCTGCTGCATTTAACTGAAGAATGGATTTTGACTTCCCCTTGTAATTATTTTAAGATCTAAgcaatgattgaggtgatgaatatTTCAGCAACTACAACAAAGCATTACAGCAAACGTGACATAATAAACTGTGACTAGAGTTCATATTCTCTGGAAGGATAAGTCTTTGAACTTGGATGGGggatcttgaaaagaaaaaaagtccctTAGCATACATAGACAAGCTTGTGGGCGGGGTCCGAGGCCTGGCATGTGAGAGAGGGTTATCTAGGTACCAGAGGGTACATTGGCCCATTGTCCTCTCACTTCTAAAGTCAGAAGAACTGACAGACTGGGTTTGGCCAGGGAATAGACCCCTCTGCTGTTACTGACATGAGCACCCACTGTAAGGCACAAGAGGGCTGAGAAATCAAATGTGATACAACTACTAACACTGGTTGGTCTTTGTGCTGAGTTTCATATGAAGTGTTTGAAatccatttctcattttaaacCCTTAACTGACCTACAGAGTAGATAgtactattatctttattttacattttgggAATTAGAGAATAGGAGGTTAAATTGTCCAAGCCCATCCCTACAGGCTGAGCTGTGAATCATCCAGGCCTGTCTGATTCTAAAAGCCATGATTGTAACCGCGAGGCTGTGTCTTTTTGACACTGCTTTTTGTGGACACAGAGTTATACAGACTATCCAAGAATTTCAACCAGCCTGGGATCACTTTGGACTAATGACTAGAGAAATCTGTTTATGGTATTAGCATAAAAACTTCTACCATCTCACCCTCCAAATATATGAAAGGATGACTAAAATAATAACTGCTTTATTCTGTAATACAACATAAAAGGGCACAGCTGGAAATAATTTGGCAGTCCCCTAGCTTTAACTTTTAACTTGCCAGCAGGTCCTACTTACCTTATCTTAAGCAGTGAACTTACCCTCTGTAAAGACTACCAAAGAAGATTCTATAACCTTGCTCAAGGTGATtgacaaaaatgagaaaaatgttcaagtgTTAAGACTGAATAAACTGAGTTTGAAAAAAATCCTCATTCTTCTTTCGGATgcaaaagaaaagaggtttttgttgttcttgctttCCCCTCCTTGAGGGGAGAATGCGAAGTTAGGCTGACATTTCAGCTCCATCCATCCTTCATTTTGGCCTATGAAAGCAGGTCAGTATCCCATTCACTTTAATAGTTCTCATTATCAGGAAGGGCTTTTTAACCTAAATTCTTAGGCCAACAGTTAACCCTATAGACGTTAACAATTTGTATATacgtatatttttaaaaaccttatgcTCAGAGGACTTTTCTATAGGCCTTTAAGTCCTTAGCTTTCTATAAATCGAATATCCCCAGTTTCCTTAAACTTCTATTATCATCCTGTTATTCTGTGGGAAAGCAATTCATGTATATgaaattgtatatatatgtaatagaATACATTATAAACttcttttaaagtataaaaagtaGTTGGATAACTTTGGCAAGTTAATTCTAAGGTTTCTTGCATTAATCTTTCACTGtaacagttttgtatttttcattgcGATGAAAACAAATTCACATTTTCTCCTGTGGAAGGAAAACTATTTTGCTAAGAATGGCTATTATGCCTAATGTCTCACTGGTATACGTGGGgtgataaatttaaattttttcataaactcttaaaACAACTGAATATACTGAGTTAGCCCTCTTCTTTCCTGATTATCAGCTCTATAGCTGAATCTTATTTACCATACTATAAAACTCTGTTTCCTGGATCTTTCACTACTTTTTGAAAACCTCTTTTATTAATTACAGAGATCCTAACGACATTCTTTTTCTCCACGGGGACAATGCAACCAGAGCTGTTCATGTCGACTTTCTCCTGAGCCAGTGCTCGCTGGCCTTTTCCCTCGTTCTGGCTGGTCTGTCCTAGCACAGCTGCTTTAAATAGGCTTCTCTTGGGGTCTGGCAAGATGATGGCGGTTTCTGCAGTCATGAGGgcaacacacagacacacacagaccaTAGTTTACTCTCGTCACAGCACATTTCCCGGTCACAGTCACAAGCCACCTCCTCAACAGGAACTAAGCCagccattttttgtttttagcctCACAAGGAACCACTATTGGAGGTAATTTATTATCGTGTTATCTTTCTGACACCAAGAGATAGCAAGAGCAGAGTACAGCTAGTCGGATGCACCCACGTGCTGTCTGGCGACAG harbors:
- the HEY2 gene encoding hairy/enhancer-of-split related with YRPW motif protein 2 — protein: MKRPCEETTSESDMDETIDVGSENNYSGQSTSSVIRSNSPTTTSQIMARKKRRGIIEKRRRDRINNSLSELRRLVPTAFEKQGSAKLEKAEILQMTVDHLKMLQATGGKGYFDAHALAMDFMSIGFRECLTEVARYLSSVEGLDSSDPLRVRLVSHLSTCASQREAAALTSSMAHHHHPLHPHHWAAAFHHLPAALLQPNGLHASESSPCRLSTTSEVPPTHGSALLTATFAHADSALRMPATGSVAPCVPPLSTSLLSLSATVHAAAAAATAAAHSFPLSFAGAFPMLPPNAAAAVAAATAISPPLSVSATSSPQQTGSGTNNKPYRPWGTEVGAF